One Hypomesus transpacificus isolate Combined female chromosome 6, fHypTra1, whole genome shotgun sequence DNA segment encodes these proteins:
- the LOC124469023 gene encoding mitoguardin 1-like — MVHGHASGSGHRHNHAHGHQYPQGANSGPRNTSRPGHAPGPKHHHSHSHAGRANSHTHGPPSPPEHSFQPQQEPEEEERVPKEDSGYEHAEGEESHQAPPPGNREVSRLMTYLQEKQVQDLSNKIVALREAFHSLLTQDSTKNFLLVAGKMILSGLVQLNQADISSLCTSFNRLVSYIEDPAHRAGIERELASVNIHHTNFLDIVYDFIILGVIKNNAALPPQNKQEQGFLDHLFQVLEPIVTPPTGWQPCAKMFQEVQLMKLLDSILDLDESTFSQADVLSAVLFSRLEGIIQELLGDLDGC, encoded by the exons ATGGTTCATG GCCATGCCAGCGGCTctggacacagacacaaccaTGCCCACGGCCACCAGTACCCCCAGGGAGCCAACAGTGGCCCCAGGAACACCTCCAGACCAGGCCATGCCCCCGGCCCCAAACATCACCACAGCCACAGTCATGCTGGGCGTGCCAACAGCCACACCCAcggccctccttcccccccagaGCATTCCTTCCAGCCCCAG CAggagcctgaggaggaggagagggttccGAAGGAAGACTCTGGATATGAACAcgctgagggggaggagtcacatCAGGCTCCGCCCCCTGGGAACAGAGAAGTTTCCCGCCTCAT GACCTATCTTCAGGAGAAACAGGTCCAAGACTTGAGCAATAAAATTGTGGCCCTTCGTGAGGCATTTCAT TCACTCCTGACCCAGGACAGCACAAAAAACTTCCTGCTAGTTGCAGGAAAGATGATTCTTTCAGGGCTGGTCCAGCTCAACCAGGCG GATATTAGTTCCCTCTGCACATCGTTCAACCGCCTGGTGAGCTACATTGAAGATCCCGCCCACAGGgctgggatagagagggagctggCCTCTGTCAAC ATCCATCACACCAACTTCCTGGATATTGTGTATGATTTCATCATTCTGGGAGTGATAAAAAACAATGCTGCCTTGCCTCCACAAAAC AAGCAGGAACAGGGATTCCTTGATCACCTTTTCCAGGTGCTGGAGCCAATTGTAACCCCTCCAACTGGATGGCAGCCATGTGCCAAAATGTTCCAGGAA GTCCAGCTAATGAAGTTGCTAGACAGCATCCTGGATCTGGACGAGTCCACCTTCAGCCAAGCTGACGTCCTATCAGCTGTGCTCTTCAGCCGGCTGGAGGGAATCATCCAGGAGCTGCTGGGAGATCTAGATGGCTGCTGA
- the LOC124468615 gene encoding histone H3, with protein sequence MARTKQTARKSTGGKAPRKQLATKAARKSAPATGGVKKPHRYRPGTVALREIRRYQKSTELLIRKLPFQRLVREIAQDFKTDLRFQSSAVMALQEASEAYLVGLFEDTNLCAIHAKRVTIMPKDIQLARRIRGERA encoded by the coding sequence ATGGCCAGAACCAAGCAGACCGCTCGTAAATCTACCGGTGGCAAAGCCCCGAGGAAGCAGCTCGCCACCAAGGCAGCCCGTAAGAGTGCGCCAGCCACCGGTGGCGTGAAGAAGCCCCATCGTTACAGGCCCGGCACCGTGGCTCTGAGAGAGATCCGTCGCTACCAGAAGTCGACTGAGCTGCTGATCCGCAAGCTCCCCTTCCAGCGTCTGGTCAGAGAAATCGCCCAGGACTTCAAGACTGACTTGCGGTTCCAGAGTTCCGCAGTGATGGCTCTGCAGGAGGCTAGCGAAGCCTACCTGGTCGGTCTCTTCGAGGACACCAACTTGTGCGCCATCCACGCCAAGAGGGTTACCATCATGCCCAAGGACATCCAACTGGCCCGCCGCATTCGCGGAGAGCGCGCCTAA
- the LOC124468617 gene encoding histone H2A, with amino-acid sequence MSGRGKTGGKARAKAKTRSSRAGLQFPVGRVHRLLRKGNYAQRVGAGAPVYLAAVLEYLTAEILELAGNAARDNKKTRIIPRHLQLAVRNDEELNKLLGGVTIAQGGVLPNIQAVLLPKKTEKAVKAK; translated from the coding sequence ATGAGCGGAAGAGGAAAAACCGGAGGAAAAGCCAGGGCCAAGGCAAAGACCAGGTCTTCCCGCGCCGGGCTTCAGTTTCCCGTGGGACGTGTCCACAGACTTCTCCGTAAAGGAAACTACGCTCAGCGTGTGGGAGCTGGCGCACCCGTGTACTTGGCCGCTGTACTCGAGTACCTGACTGCTGAGATTCTTGAGTTGGCTGGCAACGCTGCCCGCGACAATAAGAAAACTCGCATCATCCCTCGTCACCTGCAGCTGGCTGTCCGCAACGACGAAGAATTGAACAAACTCCTCGGCGGTGTCACCATCGCACAGGGTGGAGTTCTGCCTAACATCCAGGCAGTACTTCTTCCCAAGAAGACCGAGAAGGCCGTCAAGGCCAAGTAA
- the LOC124469024 gene encoding uncharacterized protein LOC124469024: protein MGIPPVKQATSICYIVEEPLEDVVSALISDEESSEFEDHLEAANEAQPSSRDPPVEVILKNVLRTAPLSFPDVEGRALSSISEDDEEPAPGPTVTSALSRRADFPAIIKKAAEIMGVPLPASPPVEEEDPWEVGPHAKRMKTSKPLCPTMPKLADYVQGSWEAPLMANAPVKALLPFTRVTGLGEAVKTGPPPLEPSLAAYLVPGASAWMTTKKANLPSSRDKLTASLADKAYVWGAQAAAASGNAALLTAAVSKLSTEKPEGLSPEETSWVARMASAALHLNQGAAICAGRAMGNSLVVHHHLWLSLTAMREADKSALLNAPVTGEGLFGPAVAAASERFSRLEEERKHLLGHMPLQKKANAAPFSIPAGATQVTELSTRTVVERSNELVSVREFPTTSDAKPSGTYIAESGPASKRVARPLAAPMRHNTACDSVITLHEPPLQRYAQISGRAVSLLEDHNEDSTQASFGLETLLQPFRVDPALGCVAESVHSGGWGQTRIASLLTKGTVIPVPRDQENSGLYSPYFLVPKKNGQMRPILDLRVLNESVAKRPFRMLTIKRLLTCVQRNDFGISIDLKDAYFHVPIKLKHRRFLRFAFEGKKYEYTRLPFGYALAPRTFSKCVEAALEPLRRRGIRILAYLDDLLVLAQSPDRAIQDAISLVTQLSQLGFAVNWEKSAPWPAQQFTYLGIHLDTVGMRARLSAPRREAISIALRAFRVSRTVTALSVMSLLGLMAAAHVVVPLGLLYMRKLQRWFAQLRLDPVRHRRRLLVIPRSVKADLSHWRDPRVLTRGVDMGRVTSLYPVFTDASLTGWGGVCQAGSIGGRWEPSETRHINLLELEAVRLTLCHFALVLKDQDVLVRSDNRATVAYINRQGGVRSPSLHRLAEEVWTWAFTHLRSLRAQHIQGLLNEGADLMSRGGPREDEWRLKPSIVSLIWARFGRAQVDLFASRANTQCPLWFSLRTQDRPPLGVDAFAHRSWPRGLLYAFPPLASILSLLARVRSEGLSVILIAPDRPGAPWFPELMGMMVGGPWPIPHQMDALSQAGGLVKSPPVIGGPLMAWLLRGSS, encoded by the exons ATGGGCATCCCTCCGGTCAAACAGGCCACAAGTATTTGTTACATT GTGGAAGAGCCCCTTGAAGATGTGGTCTCGGCCCTGATCTCCGACGAGGAGAGTTCGGAGTTTGAGGACCACCTCGAGGCGGCAAATGAGGCGCAACCGTCTAGTAGGGACCCTCCTGTGGAGGTTATCCTGAAGAACGTGTTGCGCACAGCCCCCCTGTCCTTTCCTGATGTGGAAGGGCGGGCGCTGAGTTCAATTTcggaggatgacgaggagccGGCTCCCGGCCCTACTGTCACTTCTGCACTGTCTCGAAGGGCGGATTTCCCTGCAATCATTAAGAAAGCAGCGGAGATCATGGGCGTTCCGCTgccggcctctcctcctgtggaggaagaggacccgTGGGAGGTTGGCCCCCATGCAAAACGCATGAAGACGTCAAAACCCCTGTGCCCCACTATGCCAAAGCTGGCTGATTACGTGCAGGGCTCCTGGGAAGCGCCTTTGATGGCTAACGCGCCAGTCAAAGCGCTGCTCCCTTTCACGAGGGTGACCGGGCTGGGAGAGGCGGTTAAGACCGGCCCCCCGCCCTTGGAACCGTCCCTCGCGGCATACCTGGTTCCAGGGGCCAGCGCGTGGATGACGACTAAGAAGGCAAACCTGCCGTCCTCCCGTGACAAGCTTACTGCCTCTCTGGCAGACAAAGCTTATGTCTGGGGTGCGCAGGCAGCGGCAGCCTCCGGCAACGCCGCCCTTTTAACGGCGGCGGTCTCAAAGCTCTCGACGGAGAAACCTGAGGGCCTGTCGCCGGAGGAGACGTCGTGGGTGGCCAGGATGGCGTCCGCGGCGCTCCACCTGAATCAGGGGGCGGCCATTTGTGCAGGCAGAGCAATGGGCAACAGCCTTGTTGTTCATCACCACCTCTGGCTGTCCCTGACGGCCATGAGAGAGGCGGACAAGTCTGCCCTGCTGAATGCCCCGGTGACGGGCGAGGGCCTGTTCGGACCGGCTGTGGCTGCAGCGTCCGAACGCTTCTcgcgcctggaggaggagaggaagcaccTGCTGGGGCATATGCCCCTGCAGAAAAAGGCTAACGCTGCTCCCTTCTCTATCCCTGCAGGTGCCACACAAG TTACTGAGCTGAGCACTCGTACTGTTGTCGAGCGGAGTAATGAGTTGGTTTCGGTTCGCGAGTTTCCAACTACTAGCGATGCCAAACCATCGGGCACGTACATAGCGGAGTCTGGCCCAGCTAGCAAGCGTGTGGCCAGACCGCTAGCCGCCCCCATGCGCCATAACACAGCGTGTGACTCTGTTATCACGTTACATGAGCCACCGCTGCAACGTTACGCGCAGATCTCTGGTCGCGCTGTGAGTCTTCTCGAGGATCATAATGAGGACAGCACTCAGGCCTCTTTTGGCCTTGAGACGCTGCTCCAGCCCTTTCGAGTTGACCCCGCCTTGGGCTGTGTCGCCGAGTCGGTGCACAGCGGCGGCTGGGGTCAGACGAGA ATAGCAAGCTTGCTGACCAAAGGGACGGTGATCCCTGTCCCCAGAGATCAAGAGAACTCGGGTCTCTACTCCCCTTATTTTTTGGTTCCCAAGAAAAACGGGCAGATGAGACCGATTTTAGATCTGAGGGTGCTCAACGAGAGTGTGGCCAAACGGCCCTTTCGCATGCTGACGATAAAGCGTTTGCTGACTTGTGTGCAGCGGAACGACTTTGGGATCAGCATAGATCTGAAGGACGCGTATTTCCATGTGCCTATCAAACTGAAGCACAGGAGATTTCTGCGTTTTGCCTTCGAGGGGAAGAAGTACGAGTACACGCGCCTGCCGTTTGGGTACGCGCTGGCTCCTCGAACTTTCTCCAAGTGCGTGGAAGCAGCTCTAGAACCGTTACGGCGGAGGGGTATACGCATTCTGGCGTACCTCGACGACCTGTTAGTTCTGGCTCAGTCTCCGGACAGAGCTATCCAGGACGCGATCTCACTGGTGACTCAGCTCAGCCAGTTGGGGTTCGCGGTCAACTGGGAGAAGAGCGCTCCATGGCCCGCTCAGCAGTTTACCTACCTAGGTATCCATTTGGACACTGTTGGGATGAGAGCCAGACTGTCGGCACCACGGAGAGAGGCTATTTCGATAGCTCTCCGTGCGTTCCGGGTCTCACGCACAGTCACCGCACTGTCGGTGATGTCCCTGTTGGGGTTGATGGCGGCGGCTCATGTAGTAGTGCCATTGGGCCTGTTATACATGCGCAAGCTGCAGAGATGGTTCGCTCAGCTGCGGTTGGATCCGGTGCGACACCGCCGCAGACTGCTAGTGATACCGAGATCAGTCAAAGCCGATCTGAGCCATTGGAGAGACCCGCGTGTCTTGACGCGCGGAGTCGACATGGGCAGAGTGACATCTCTCTACCCGGTCtttacggacgcgtccttgaccGGGTGGGGTGGAGTATGTCAGGCGGGCTCAATAGGAGGAAGATGGGAACCGTCAGAGACGCGTCACATCAACCTCCTGGAGCTCGAAGCGGTTCGACTGACTCTGTGCCATTTCGCGCTGGTGTTGAAGGATCAAGACGTTCTCGTCAGATCCGACAACAGGGCGACGGTGGCTTACatcaacagacagggaggggtgcgctctccatctcttcatcgCTTAGCGGAGGAAGTGTGGACTTGGGCTTTCACGCACCTGCGCTCCCTGAGAGCTCAGCACATTCAAGGTCTGCTCAACGAAGGAGCGGACCTGATGTCAAGGGGCGGCCCGAGAGAGGACGAGTGGAGGTTGAAACCGTCCATCGTTTCTCTGATCTGGGCACGCTTCGGCCGAGCACAGGTGGATCTGTTTGCGTCACGAGCCAACACACAGTGTCCTCTATGGTTCTCGCTGCGCACACAGGACAGACCTCCGCTGGGAGTCGATGCGTTCGCGCACCGTTCCTGGCCGAGAGGTCTACTGTACGCATTTCCACCTCTGGCCTCCATCCTTTCCTTGCTGGCTCGGGTGAGGTCGGAGGGGCTGTCGGTCATTCTGATAGCCCCCGATCGCCCCGGAGCCCCGTGGTTCCCGGAACTGATGGGGATGATGGTAGGCGGGCCTTGGCCCATACCTCACCAGATGGATGCGCTCTCTCAGGCCGGAGGCCTGGTGAAGAGCCCTCCAGTGATCGGAGGCCCACTTATGGCCTGGCTACTGAGAGGGAGCTCTTAG
- the LOC124468613 gene encoding histone H1-like, with protein MAEVAPAAPAPAKAPKKKAAAKPKKAGPSVSELIVTAVSASKERSGVSLAALKKALSAGGYDVEKNNSRVKIAVRSLVTKGTLVQTKGTGASGSFKINKAAETKAKKPVKKAVTPKPKKVVAKKPAAAKKPKKAVAKKTAPAKKSPKKVKKPVAAKKTTKSPKKAKKPVTPKKVAAKSPKKTVKAAKPKAAKPKAKKATPKKK; from the coding sequence ATGGCAGAAGTCGCCCCTGCAGCTCCCGCTCCGGCCAAGGCACCCAAGAAGAAGGCAGCAGCTAAGCCCAAGAAAGCGGGACCCAGCGTCAGTGAGCTGATTGTTACGGCTGTGTCcgcctccaaggaacgcagcgGCGTGTCCCTGGCAGCGCTCAAGAAGGCTCTTTCAGCGGGGGGCTACGATGTAGAGAAGAACAACTCCCGCGTCAAGATCGCCGTCAGGAGTCTGGTTACGAAGGGGACCTTGGTCCAGACCAAGGGAACCGGCGCCTCAGGGTCTTTTAAGATCAACAAGGCCGCCGAGACCAAGGCAAAGAAGCCTGTCAAGAAGGCCGTCACTCCGAAGCCCAAGAAGGTTGTCGCTAAGAAGCCCGCTGCGGCCAAGAAGCCCAAGAAGGCTGTGGCGAAAAAAACGGCACCTGCCAAGAAGTCTCCCAAGAAGGTAAAGAAGCCCGTGGCAGCAAAGAAGACTACCAAGAGCCCCAAAAAGGCCAAGAAGCCTGTGACGCCCAAGAAGGTAGCAGCCAAGAGCCCGAAGAAGACAGTCAAGGCAGCCAAGCCAAAGGCGGCCAAGCCCAAGGCCAAGAAGGCTACACCCAAGAAGAAGTAA
- the LOC124468625 gene encoding histone H4: MSGRGKGGKGLGKGGAKRHRKVLRDNIQGITKPAIRRLARRGGVKRISGLIYEETRGVLKVFLENVIRDAVTYTEHAKRKTVTAMDVVYALKRQGRTLYGFGG, from the coding sequence ATGTCAGGAAGAGGCAAAGGAGGTAAAGGACTCGGCAAGGGAGGCGCTAAGCGTCACCGTAAAGTGTTGAGAGATAACATCCAGGGCATAACCAAGCCTGCAATCCGTCGCCTTGCTCGTCGTGGCGGCGTGAAACGTATCTCAGGCTTGATCTACGAAGAGACTCGTGGTGTTTTGAAGGTATTCCTTGAGAATGTTATCCGTGATGCTGTTACGTACACCGAGCATGCTAAGAGAAAGACCGTGACTGCCATGGACGTCGTCTACGCTCTCAAGCGCCAGGGACGTACTCTGTATGGTTTCGGCGGTTAA
- the LOC124468619 gene encoding histone H2B: MPEPAKSAPKKGSKKAVSKTAAKGGKKRRKSRKESYAIYVYKVLKQVHPDTGISSKAMGIMNSFVNDIFERIAGESSRLAHYNKRSTITSREIQTAVRLLLPGELAKHAVSEGTKAVTKYTSSK; the protein is encoded by the coding sequence ATGCCTGAGCCAGCGAAGTCAGCGCCCAAGAAGGGCTCCAAGAAAGCCGTCTCCAAGACTGCTGCGAAGGGAGGTAAGAAGCGCAGGAAGTCAAGGAAAGAGAGCTATGCCATCTACGTGTACAAAGTACTGAAACAGGTCCACCCCGATACCGGTATATCGTCCAAGGCCATGGGAATCATGAATTCCTTTGTTAACGACATTTTCGAGCGTATCGCCGGAGAGTCTTCCCGCTTGGCCCACTACAACAAGCGTTCAACTATCACCTCCAGGGAGATCCAGACCGCCGTCCGCCTGCTGCTTCCCGGTGAGCTGGCTAAGCACGCCGTGTCCGAAGGTACCAAGGCTGTGACGAAGTACACCAGCTCTAAGTAA
- the LOC124468614 gene encoding histone H1-like, which yields MAEVAPAAPAPAKAPKKKAAAKPKKAGPSVSELIVTAVSASKERSGVSLAALKKALSAGGYDVEKNNSRVKIAVRSLVTKGTLVQTKGTGASGSFKINKAAETKAKKPVKKAVTPKPKKVVAKKPAAAKKPKKAVAKKTAPAKKSPKKVKKPVAAKKTTKSPKKAKKPVTPKKVAAKKSPKKTVKAAKPKAAKAKKATPKKK from the coding sequence ATGGCAGAAGTCGCCCCTGCAGCTCCCGCTCCGGCCAAGGCACCCAAGAAGAAGGCAGCAGCTAAGCCCAAGAAAGCGGGACCCAGCGTCAGTGAGCTGATTGTTACGGCTGTGTCcgcctccaaggaacgcagcgGCGTGTCCCTGGCAGCGCTCAAGAAGGCTCTTTCAGCGGGGGGCTACGATGTAGAGAAGAACAACTCCCGCGTCAAGATCGCCGTCAGGAGTCTGGTTACGAAGGGGACCTTGGTCCAGACCAAGGGAACCGGCGCCTCAGGGTCTTTTAAGATCAACAAGGCCGCCGAGACCAAGGCAAAGAAGCCTGTCAAGAAGGCCGTCACTCCGAAGCCCAAGAAGGTTGTCGCTAAGAAGCCCGCTGCGGCCAAGAAGCCCAAGAAGGCTGTGGCGAAAAAAACGGCACCTGCCAAGAAGTCTCCCAAGAAGGTAAAGAAGCCCGTGGCAGCAAAGAAGACTACCAAGAGCCCCAAAAAGGCCAAGAAGCCTGTGACGCCCAAGAAGGTAGCAGCCAAGAAGAGCCCGAAGAAGACAGTCAAGGCAGCCAAGCCAAAGGCGGCCAAGGCCAAGAAGGCTACACCCAAGAAGAAGTAA